The segment CATCGCCGAGGCGCTGCCATTCGGCTTCGCTGCCCGGCAGGCCGATGCGCACGCTCGACGGCTTGGCGAAGTGGCGCGTCCAGATTCCGCGTGCAGCGAGCGCCGCATGCAGCGCCGCAGCGCGCGGGTCGTCGGTCCAACTGAAGAGCGGTGTCGCGCGAACCGCGAAGTCGTGCGTGCGCAGCAGCGCGGCCAGTCGCTCGCCGTCGGCCGCGAGCCGTTCACGGGCGGCGGCCTGCCATGCGCGATCGGCAAATGCCGCGGCAACCGCATGACGCGCGGGGCCGCCGACCGTCCATGCGCCGAGCATGTCGCGCAGCGCGACGGTCCGTTCGGGGCACGCGAGCACGAAGCCCGCGCGGATGCCGGCGAGACCGAAGAACTTGCCGACCGAGCGCAGTACGACGAGCCCCGGGCGATCGACCTGCGGCGCGAGCGATTGCGTCGCGCCCGTATCGGCGAACGCCTCGTCGACGATCAGCGTGCCGTCGCGTGCCGACAACTGCGCATGCCAGCCGAGCAGGCGCTCGGCCGGCACGAATTCGGCGGTCGGGTTGTTCGGATTCCCGACGATGACGTGGCGCAGCGCCGCCGGCAGCGTATCCGTGCCGATGTCGAGCGGCACGATGCGATGGCCGTGACGCGCGAACGCGGGCGCGTATTCGCCGTAGGCGAGCGACGCGACGCCGGCGTCGCCGGTCGGCAGCAACGCAGGCAATGCGCGGATCGCGGCCTGGCTGCCGGCGACCGGCAGCACGTGTGCGGGATCGGGCGCGTGGTAGTACTGCGCGGCGCAGGCCGCGAGGCCGTCGCCGTCGTCGGGCAGCCGGCGCCACGCGTCGGCCGGGACGGGCGGCACCGGATAGCCGACCGGATTGATGCCGGTCGACAGGTCGAGCCAGGCTTCGTACGGAATGCCGTGGCGGCGTGCGGCTTCATGCAGGTTGCCGCCGTGCGCGATGCGTGTGTCAGACATGATGGGTGGCCATGACGAGTGCGCCGCTCGCGACCAGCAGCGCGAGCCACAGTGCGAGCGTGCGCGTGACGAGCGACAGCGCGGCGACGATGTGGACGGCGGTCGCGCTCGCGCCGGTGCCGAGCGCCGGACGATCCTCGATCTCGCCGTGATAGACGGCCGGGCCGCCGAGCTGCACGTTCAGGCTGCCGGCGCCCGCGGCCATCACGGGGCCCGCGTTCGGGCTGTCCCAGTGGCGCGCCTGCGTGCGCCAGCAGCGCCATGCGGCGGCCGTGTCGCCGAGCA is part of the Burkholderia pyrrocinia genome and harbors:
- the cobD gene encoding threonine-phosphate decarboxylase CobD, with product MSDTRIAHGGNLHEAARRHGIPYEAWLDLSTGINPVGYPVPPVPADAWRRLPDDGDGLAACAAQYYHAPDPAHVLPVAGSQAAIRALPALLPTGDAGVASLAYGEYAPAFARHGHRIVPLDIGTDTLPAALRHVIVGNPNNPTAEFVPAERLLGWHAQLSARDGTLIVDEAFADTGATQSLAPQVDRPGLVVLRSVGKFFGLAGIRAGFVLACPERTVALRDMLGAWTVGGPARHAVAAAFADRAWQAAARERLAADGERLAALLRTHDFAVRATPLFSWTDDPRAAALHAALAARGIWTRHFAKPSSVRIGLPGSEAEWQRLGDALAHCVPTLQQESA